A single genomic interval of Picosynechococcus sp. PCC 7003 harbors:
- a CDS encoding FtsW/RodA/SpoVE family cell cycle protein, with protein sequence MLANRDLLHHCLAYFTEVKHWALEARLLRWLTLLWLGLGLVTLFSASYPVAAVENGDGWYYIKRQIVWAIAGLICAGAIARVPLKKLRLVSFGGLMISFVLILLTIVGFGRGGEEWGASRWIGIAGFALQPSEFAKPFLVLEAANVFSRWRQLKIWHRGVWLSLFAGILLAILKQPNLSTTGLCGMTIWFIALAAGLPWLLLGGAAGVGGLAALVSVSIHSYQRERLTFFLDPFRAARDEGYQLVQSLLAVSSGGGWGLGFGESQQKLFFLPIQHTDFIFAIFAEEFGLIGSLGLLGLLLAYASLGSYVAWRSPVLRHRLIAIGATFILIGQSLLNIGVTTGVLPTTGLPLPLFSYGGSSIISSLMLTGLLVRIARENGEATVISLAERRQQRQENPT encoded by the coding sequence GTGTTGGCTAACAGAGATCTCCTACACCATTGTTTAGCGTATTTTACTGAGGTCAAGCATTGGGCCTTAGAGGCAAGGTTGTTGCGGTGGTTGACGTTGCTCTGGCTTGGGCTTGGATTGGTTACCCTTTTTTCTGCGTCTTATCCGGTGGCAGCCGTCGAGAATGGGGATGGTTGGTACTACATCAAGCGGCAAATCGTTTGGGCGATCGCCGGTCTGATTTGTGCTGGGGCGATCGCCCGTGTCCCCCTCAAGAAACTTCGCTTGGTCTCGTTCGGCGGTCTGATGATTTCTTTTGTATTGATTCTACTGACGATTGTCGGTTTTGGTCGAGGTGGCGAAGAATGGGGCGCTTCCCGTTGGATTGGGATTGCTGGATTTGCCCTGCAACCTTCAGAGTTTGCAAAGCCTTTTTTGGTTTTAGAGGCCGCTAATGTATTTAGCCGTTGGCGTCAGTTGAAAATTTGGCACCGGGGCGTTTGGCTGAGTTTGTTTGCTGGTATTTTATTGGCAATTTTGAAGCAACCCAACCTGAGTACCACCGGCCTTTGTGGCATGACCATTTGGTTTATTGCCTTGGCCGCGGGTCTTCCTTGGCTACTGCTGGGGGGAGCCGCTGGTGTCGGGGGATTAGCTGCCTTGGTAAGCGTTAGTATCCATAGTTATCAACGGGAGCGATTGACGTTTTTCCTTGATCCCTTTCGAGCTGCACGGGATGAAGGTTATCAGTTGGTGCAAAGTCTGTTGGCGGTATCCTCCGGTGGTGGTTGGGGATTAGGCTTTGGGGAATCCCAGCAAAAGTTATTTTTTCTCCCCATTCAACATACAGACTTTATTTTCGCGATTTTCGCCGAGGAATTTGGTCTGATTGGCTCCTTGGGGCTACTGGGGTTACTGTTGGCCTATGCTTCTTTGGGGAGTTATGTGGCTTGGCGATCGCCTGTGCTCCGTCACCGACTCATTGCCATTGGGGCCACCTTTATTCTCATTGGTCAATCTTTGCTCAACATTGGCGTAACAACGGGGGTTTTGCCAACGACGGGCTTACCGTTGCCCCTCTTTAGCTATGGTGGTAGTTCAATTATTTCGAGCCTGATGCTGACAGGACTTTTGGTGCGGATCGCCAGAGAAAACGGCGAAGCGACGGTCATTTCCCTCGCAGAACGGCGGCAACAACGACAAGAAAATCCGACATAA